The stretch of DNA TACAAAATTTAGCAAAAAAACTAAAAATAGAAAAATATGTTTATTTTTTAGGTTTTACAAATAAAAGAATAGAGGTAATGTTTCATTCCGATATAAAAGCATTAACAACTAAAGATGAAGCGTTTGGAATAGTATTAATGGAAGCTGCTTTAGTTAAAAAGCCATTAATTGGACCAACAAACACCGGAGTTGTTAATACTATAAAGCATGGACAAACCGGATTATTATTTGAAAACGGTAATTCCAATGATTTGGTAAAGCAACTTGAAATATTAATTGCCAACCCTGAATTGAGAAAAAAATACGGTGAAAATGCCTACAATTATGTAAAAGAAAATTTTATTTCAGATGTATTAATTAAAAAACTGGATCAATTTTATAAAGAAATTTAATAATTTATCGTAGATAATTTTTTAATTAAATCATCTACAACTTGACCTGAATAAAAATTTGGCACTTGTATGGTTTGTTTTTTATTTGCGTTTGCAATATCCAAAATAAATGAATCAACAGATATAATTAAATCTGACAAAATAATCATGGATGCAAGCTGAAAAAAATTATGAGTCAAAACAAATAAAAATGTATTATGTTGAGCTAAATTTTTAAACACTTTCTCATATTTTTTATATGTCTTTAGATCTGAATTTATTACAAAAATTGTATTGTAAAAATTGTCATCCGAACTTAAATTATCTATAAAATCAAAAATTTTTGATATTGATATGGTTTTTTTAAAATTATTCGTATAAGTATTAATAAAAATAACTTTTCTATTTAGGCGAATATTATCATTAATGCCCCATTTCAAAAAGTTAAGTTTTGTAGCAATCATCCAATCTTTTGGAATATTCAACAATGGTGTTTCTTTTTGAGTATCCAAATTTAAATCAAAAATCAAATCACCATAATTATTTATTCTTAATTCTCTTTTTAATTTTGAAAAAGAAAATAATATTTTAGGTTTAAAATAAATTTTATCGAAAAGCTTGGTTGATAAAATCCAATCAAGTAAAAGAGTTCTTTCTTTTTTATCCAGATAATCTATAAGCAAATCTATTTTTATATTTTCATGTTTTTTAATAAATTCATAAAAAAAACTTTGAGCATATATAAAATTGCTTAAATTCAATTTTGCTTTAAAAAAAGCTCTATTTACAGACTGATTTTCCATAAAATTAAACAAGATTTTGAGCCTGTTCTCTTACTTTTTCAAGCTCCACTTTAATATCAACAGCCAAAGTACTTATTTCAAAGTCTGAACATTTTGCCAAAATAGTATTTGATTCGCGTAAAAGCTCTTGCAATACAAAATCCAATCTTTTACCCTTTTCAATATCAGAATCTTTGATAATATTTTTTGCATTTTTAAGATGACTTTCAAATCTTACAATTTCTTCATGCACATCAATTTTATTTAAAAGAGAATAAATTTCATCTAATTTTAATTTGGATTCTTCATTTGCCGATTCTTGATAAATAGATAATAATTTTTTCAATTCATCTTTCTTTTCTTTGACAAAAGAATCAAATCGTTTTTTTACACTTGTCATCTTTTTGCCACAAATATCAAAACGCTTTTCAAGATCTTTTTTCAGTTGAACACCTTCAACAGATCTGCTTTTTATAAGCGATTCTATTAAATCATCAATTGTTTTTAATACAAAATTTTGTGCTTTAATATCAAATTCAACAGGTTGTGAAGAAAAAATATTGGGTAAATTTAAAACATCCGAAATTGTTAAATCACCTGATATTTTAAATTTTTTCTTAAT from Candidatus Dependentiae bacterium encodes:
- a CDS encoding YicC family protein, producing the protein MFLSMTGFAGKTEILKLSKDEQVSLFIELKTINSRFFEVTCKLPNALSALEIKITNKLKDKLLRGRVFLSVKILENDGTLLKVTPSIKLLEEYLLALSDIKKKFKISGDLTISDVLNLPNIFSSQPVEFDIKAQNFVLKTIDDLIESLIKSRSVEGVQLKKDLEKRFDICGKKMTSVKKRFDSFVKEKKDELKKLLSIYQESANEESKLKLDEIYSLLNKIDVHEEIVRFESHLKNAKNIIKDSDIEKGKRLDFVLQELLRESNTILAKCSDFEISTLAVDIKVELEKVREQAQNLV